Proteins co-encoded in one Fibrobacter sp. genomic window:
- a CDS encoding right-handed parallel beta-helix repeat-containing protein: MSAFAVDTESRLGGVVSGFIKKDKSPYMVTETIVVPEDKALVVEAGVEFRFAAETGIDVRGGSLAIVGEANNPVTLTAADGSLWNGISITGVKRTEVQGVHLSNAEFGFAVESGALEIRDAVIENTRRAAVFVKNSSVDIQWSKLLNNQGAGIWTGIAASVNVEGSVLAQNEIALVAGEEASINLRYSRLMENKIAILDAGDNTFKQRNTIVIDNEVALVSADLPSESIKQSLEHNKKDLQKNVAETFAILGDEPENVHADNTKILKVENAARDSVWEKAGHIGMGMGYHLVTTRHNHSHEDYISNSDTVAEGERYKNYFQTPGAFAYWTANLAFTSPEGETFEFAGDLTSDRWNRLDVRFLQAAYTDERQKIIVGDLFANAGELYLNGINLFGGLYELGLFKNAADEPLFVGTAFAGEYKAPVKEGSRNPSAYNDYTEDGEAEAQTIVVGGKLRWNMHRRFNGTLGFVGSKDLLDDPLLRDGMSENTNTASPLVTSRTFFADGNWLVYPGDIKLNGQVSVGSADTANAAKIRAVNREFASAGLDASNFALLNKLMKNPNEVNRLTSEQLESIFGENVQKTDREKREELRRVLERAREVAKKDSKDDEVKPNHKDFWNYEHWAVAGSYQWSNANTFIEGYLRYVGSEYYSAGSPDLLQNSRMVGGNFRQNISDFWKFGFGYEMNVENAADTADGYNIFGMGEGTQWGMFSGAEDEWLKKHEQDENRTLYIHDAYVNNEFKLNDRISMLVKYAVNYRTRSTNQRLYSNYSLSSGIYDDPWFNAVKGKPVMQVVEDGDTVEIDSVRWAKYYALSDEEYLATQFNENLLKNIVELGFVFKLPKNVLRVSGAWTFRNDLSKFEQDDLIEDLDFKDETFGILGYHFHGGDYFEQRYPVSLTTQVGGFRNVLAVVPRYKIYNRNEMREFEWALAENMTIPLSEDFLDLNLTGNIRQNFLNYEIDNEKFDEMELDVDAIAALTVHHSPRLYTIWTLGAIFNYRPDSRADEYRDLYGMVSLNYEF, translated from the coding sequence GTGAGTGCTTTTGCTGTTGATACGGAGTCTCGCCTAGGTGGCGTTGTTTCTGGATTTATCAAGAAAGACAAGTCTCCGTACATGGTTACCGAGACCATTGTTGTGCCTGAGGACAAGGCTCTTGTGGTTGAAGCCGGTGTAGAGTTTCGCTTTGCTGCTGAAACCGGTATCGATGTCCGTGGCGGTTCCTTGGCCATTGTGGGCGAAGCCAATAATCCTGTGACATTGACGGCTGCCGATGGGTCTCTGTGGAATGGTATTTCTATTACGGGCGTAAAGAGAACCGAAGTCCAGGGTGTTCATCTTTCCAATGCCGAGTTCGGTTTTGCTGTTGAAAGTGGCGCTTTGGAAATTCGTGATGCTGTTATCGAGAACACCAGGCGCGCTGCAGTTTTTGTGAAGAACAGTTCCGTTGATATTCAGTGGTCCAAGCTGCTGAACAACCAGGGTGCCGGTATCTGGACTGGCATTGCCGCCTCTGTGAATGTGGAAGGGTCTGTCCTGGCGCAGAATGAAATCGCCCTTGTTGCCGGGGAGGAGGCTTCCATCAACTTGCGTTATTCCAGACTGATGGAAAATAAAATTGCAATTCTTGATGCTGGCGACAATACCTTTAAGCAGCGCAATACCATTGTGATTGATAACGAGGTTGCCCTTGTATCTGCTGACCTGCCTTCCGAATCGATAAAGCAGTCCTTGGAACACAACAAGAAGGATCTGCAGAAAAATGTAGCCGAAACATTTGCGATTCTTGGTGATGAACCGGAAAATGTACACGCCGATAACACCAAGATTCTTAAGGTAGAGAATGCTGCTCGAGATTCTGTTTGGGAAAAGGCCGGACACATCGGTATGGGCATGGGTTACCATTTGGTGACGACTCGCCACAATCATTCTCATGAAGATTACATCTCGAATAGCGATACGGTTGCCGAGGGCGAACGCTACAAGAACTACTTCCAGACGCCAGGTGCCTTTGCCTACTGGACAGCAAATCTTGCCTTTACCTCTCCGGAAGGCGAAACTTTTGAATTTGCCGGTGATTTGACCAGCGACCGCTGGAACCGACTTGATGTTCGTTTCTTGCAGGCCGCATACACCGATGAAAGACAGAAGATTATTGTGGGCGACCTTTTTGCCAATGCAGGAGAACTTTATCTGAATGGCATCAATCTGTTTGGTGGCTTGTACGAATTGGGCCTGTTCAAGAACGCGGCGGATGAGCCGCTCTTTGTGGGAACAGCCTTTGCTGGTGAATATAAGGCTCCTGTCAAGGAAGGTAGTAGAAATCCCAGTGCCTACAATGACTATACGGAAGATGGCGAAGCCGAGGCCCAGACCATTGTTGTGGGTGGCAAGCTTCGCTGGAACATGCACCGCCGTTTTAATGGAACCCTTGGCTTTGTTGGAAGCAAGGATCTTCTTGATGACCCCCTGCTGAGAGACGGCATGTCTGAAAATACAAACACGGCAAGTCCCTTGGTAACGTCAAGAACATTTTTTGCTGATGGTAACTGGCTTGTATACCCGGGTGATATCAAGCTGAATGGACAGGTTTCTGTTGGTTCTGCAGATACGGCGAATGCAGCAAAGATTCGCGCTGTGAACAGGGAATTTGCCAGCGCTGGCCTGGATGCGTCGAATTTCGCCCTTCTGAATAAACTGATGAAGAATCCAAACGAGGTAAATCGACTTACTTCGGAACAGCTGGAATCCATCTTTGGCGAGAATGTCCAGAAGACCGATCGTGAAAAGCGTGAGGAACTTAGAAGGGTTCTGGAAAGAGCGCGTGAAGTAGCCAAGAAGGATTCTAAGGATGATGAGGTTAAGCCGAACCATAAGGATTTCTGGAATTACGAACACTGGGCTGTTGCTGGTTCTTACCAGTGGTCTAATGCCAATACCTTTATCGAGGGATATCTGAGATACGTTGGTAGTGAATACTATAGCGCCGGATCTCCGGATTTGCTGCAGAATTCAAGAATGGTTGGCGGTAACTTTAGACAGAATATCAGTGATTTCTGGAAGTTCGGTTTTGGCTACGAGATGAATGTCGAAAATGCGGCCGATACTGCTGATGGCTACAACATCTTTGGCATGGGGGAGGGTACCCAGTGGGGCATGTTCTCCGGTGCAGAGGATGAGTGGCTCAAGAAACATGAGCAGGACGAAAACAGAACTCTCTATATTCACGACGCCTATGTGAATAACGAGTTCAAACTGAATGACCGAATTTCCATGTTGGTCAAGTATGCGGTGAACTACAGAACCCGCAGTACAAACCAGCGCCTGTATTCCAACTACAGTCTTTCTTCTGGAATCTATGACGACCCCTGGTTTAATGCTGTCAAGGGTAAGCCTGTGATGCAGGTAGTTGAAGATGGCGATACTGTCGAAATCGACTCCGTACGTTGGGCCAAGTACTACGCCCTTTCCGATGAGGAATATTTGGCCACCCAGTTCAATGAAAACCTGTTGAAGAATATTGTTGAACTTGGTTTTGTGTTCAAGCTTCCGAAGAATGTTCTTAGGGTGTCTGGCGCCTGGACCTTCAGGAATGATCTTTCCAAGTTTGAGCAGGACGACCTGATTGAAGATCTTGACTTTAAGGACGAAACATTTGGAATCCTGGGGTATCATTTCCATGGCGGTGATTACTTCGAACAGCGTTACCCTGTTTCCCTGACGACGCAGGTTGGGGGCTTCCGGAATGTCCTGGCTGTGGTACCTCGCTACAAGATTTACAATCGAAACGAAATGCGTGAATTTGAATGGGCCCTCGCTGAAAACATGACCATTCCACTTTCTGAAGATTTCCTTGACTTGAACCTGACAGGAAATATCCGTCAGAATTTCCTGAATTACGAAATCGACAATGAAAAGTTTGATGAGATGGAATTGGACGTTGATGCAATTGCTGCGCTGACAGTCCATCATTCTCCCCGTCTATACACCATTTGGACCTTGGGCGCCATCTTTAATTACCGCCCCGATAGCAGGGCTGACGAATACAGGGATTTGTACGGCATGGTCTCCTTGAATTACGAGTT
- a CDS encoding FecR family protein produces the protein MFQKPFLRAMIALSIAPAMALAAQSVGKVRSTLGSVERLKFKQGEWAALSVNAKVYQYDRVKTGVESEVIFNFVDGSTISIAENTEVELVNVLTPNDNGGYETELNIKKGHLNFAVPKLQNKKSNFKFKTGTATASIRGTEGYVGGEGVFFAGLKSGKLEIVPNGSSESVSIVAGETTFGLDSLVVVKLASSGDVRFAKRLEKILKEKKPVSELVADVQKADSVYQKDLKDEAEKAAASVSANGFNLSTPSAVEVCGQGLNIEGFYRTSDESASLVVKVGSYQSGNLIKAADGVSHSFAHKIALTDENGLWNADKATITFAGAGVTETKTVNLQVNKACVEVNSIAPAVSISSYDSLRCASHISVKNMKNDAGVLTITADGAPVSEEAIVRNVQKRINLKEGRHTYVIGVVDQAGNATEVTESMGCYPIKRFNIDVVNAHKEVLSVPPPPRDIPDHISKTLQFRIKLPDNNPEALYKVVVKQNGKIILQETLGQIQDLDYQIPVELKRDALNRFDIEATAKSGYKAKARKVFEVR, from the coding sequence ATGTTCCAGAAACCTTTTCTTCGTGCCATGATTGCTTTGTCCATTGCTCCTGCAATGGCTTTGGCAGCCCAGTCTGTAGGTAAGGTTCGTTCGACTCTTGGTTCCGTCGAACGACTTAAGTTTAAGCAGGGTGAATGGGCTGCCTTGAGTGTTAATGCCAAGGTATATCAGTATGACCGAGTTAAGACAGGTGTTGAGTCCGAAGTGATTTTCAATTTTGTTGATGGCAGTACCATTAGCATTGCTGAAAACACCGAGGTGGAACTGGTCAATGTGTTGACTCCCAACGACAATGGTGGTTACGAAACGGAGCTTAACATCAAGAAAGGCCACTTGAACTTTGCTGTTCCCAAACTTCAGAATAAGAAATCCAACTTTAAGTTCAAGACCGGTACCGCAACTGCATCGATTCGCGGTACAGAAGGCTATGTGGGCGGTGAAGGTGTGTTCTTTGCAGGCTTGAAATCCGGTAAGCTTGAAATTGTTCCTAACGGTAGCTCAGAAAGTGTCTCCATCGTAGCAGGAGAAACTACCTTCGGCCTGGATTCCCTGGTTGTTGTAAAACTGGCTTCTTCCGGTGACGTCCGCTTTGCCAAGCGTCTTGAAAAGATCCTGAAGGAAAAGAAGCCTGTGAGCGAGCTGGTGGCTGATGTGCAGAAGGCGGACTCCGTATACCAGAAGGACTTGAAGGATGAAGCCGAAAAGGCTGCGGCTTCCGTTTCTGCCAACGGCTTTAACCTGTCGACACCCTCCGCGGTTGAAGTGTGCGGACAAGGCTTGAATATCGAAGGTTTCTATCGTACGTCCGACGAAAGCGCCTCCCTGGTTGTAAAGGTGGGTTCCTACCAGTCTGGAAACCTGATCAAGGCTGCCGACGGCGTTTCCCATTCCTTTGCGCATAAGATTGCCCTTACCGACGAAAATGGCCTGTGGAACGCGGACAAGGCGACTATTACGTTTGCTGGTGCCGGCGTTACCGAAACAAAGACGGTGAACCTTCAGGTGAACAAGGCCTGCGTCGAAGTGAACAGTATCGCTCCTGCGGTATCCATTTCTTCTTACGATTCCTTGCGCTGTGCCTCCCACATTTCGGTGAAGAACATGAAGAACGACGCAGGCGTACTTACCATTACCGCCGATGGGGCTCCTGTTTCCGAAGAGGCCATTGTCCGTAATGTCCAGAAGCGAATCAACCTTAAGGAAGGTCGTCATACGTATGTTATCGGAGTCGTGGATCAGGCTGGCAATGCGACCGAGGTCACTGAGTCCATGGGATGCTATCCGATAAAGAGATTCAATATTGATGTGGTGAATGCTCACAAGGAGGTTTTGTCTGTTCCTCCTCCGCCCAGGGATATTCCGGATCATATTTCTAAGACCTTGCAATTTAGGATTAAGCTGCCAGATAACAATCCTGAAGCGCTCTACAAGGTTGTCGTGAAGCAGAATGGCAAAATTATTTTGCAGGAAACTCTGGGGCAGATTCAAGATCTGGATTACCAGATTCCAGTTGAATTGAAGAGGGATGCCTTGAACCGATTTGACATTGAGGCCACCGCCAAGAGTGGTTACAAGGCAAAGGCGCGGAAGGTTTTTGAGGTCCGTTAA